The Populus trichocarpa isolate Nisqually-1 chromosome 2, P.trichocarpa_v4.1, whole genome shotgun sequence genome has a window encoding:
- the LOC7483767 gene encoding 30S ribosomal protein S9, chloroplastic — MSISISSLASSLSSLSFSSQISQKPNTLSFSRSKSLSLSLSPYSNSNKQPFTLRVTATVASPETTTTDLKKLVKSRLPGGFAAQPIHGTGRRKCAIARVVLQEGTGKVIINYRDAKEYLQGNPLWLQYVKVPLVTLGYESSYDVFVKAHGGGLSGQAQAISLGVARALLKVSQNHRIPLKREGLLTRDSRIVERKKVGLKKARKAPQFSKR; from the exons ATGTCAATCTCAATCTCCTCTCTTGCATCATCCCTCTCTTCACTCTCATTTTCCTCTCAAATTTCCCAAAAACCAAACACCCTTTCATTTTCTCGGtccaaatctctctctctctcactctcccCCTACTCCAACTCCAACAAACAGCCCTTTACTCTCCGTGTCACCGCCACCGTTGCCTCTCCCGAAACAACCACCACGGACCTCAAGAAATTAGTGAAATCGAGACTCCCTGGTGGTTTCGCAGCTCAACCTATTCATGGCACTGGTCGCCGAAAATGCGCCATTGCTCGTGTTGTTCTTCAAGAAGGCACTGGCAAAGTTATAATCAATTATCGCGACGCAAAG GAATATCTCCAAGGAAATCCATTGTGGCTTCAGTATGTGAAAGTTCCACTGGTAACTCTGGGGTACGAGAGCAGCTACGATGTGTTTGTCAAGGCTCATGGAGGTGGCCTCTCTGGTCAGGCTCAGGCAATCTCCCTTGGCGTTGCTCGTGCATTGCTAAAGGTGAGTCAGAACCACAGAATACCTTTGAAAAGGGAAGGGCTTCTAACCAGAGACTCGAGAATAGTTGAGAGGAAGAAGGTTGGTCTCAAGAAAGCTCGCAAGGCCCCACAATTTTCCAAACGTTGA
- the LOC7483768 gene encoding protein DETOXIFICATION 33, whose protein sequence is MATDITPLLPSQNNIGHHEQKLFSIVNESGQESKRLWKLAGPAILTTICQNSLGALTQTFAGLVNEVDLAAVSVENSVIAGLAFGVMLGMGSALETLCGQAYGAGKLRMLGRYMQRSWIILLTTACLMIPIYVWSPPMLELFGETTQISEAAGKFARCMLPQLFAYANNFPIQKFLQAQGKVMATAWVSAVVLALHLLP, encoded by the exons ATGGCCACGGATATTACTCCACTTCTACCTAGCCAGAACAATATTGGGCATCATGAGCAAAAACTTTTTAGCATTGTTAATGAGTCCGGGCAAGAATCAAAGAGGTTATGGAAGCTTGCAGGGCCAGCAATTCTTACTACCATATGTCAAAACTCGCTTGGTGCACTCACTCAAACCTTTGCAGGTCTCGTCAATGAGGTTGATCTTGCTGCTGTTTCTGTTGAGAATTCTGTTATTGCTGGTCTAGCATTTGGGGTCATG TTGGGAATGGGGAGTGCATTGGAGACACTATGTGGGCAAGCATATGGCGCTGGAAAGCTGAGAATGTTGGGCAGATACATGCAGAGATCATGGATCATTCTCTTGACAACGGCTTGCTTAATGATACCAATTTATGTTTGGTCTCCTCCCATGTTAGAGCTCTTTGGAGAGACGACTCAGATATCTGAAGCTGCTG GGAAATTTGCTCGGTGTATGCTTCCACAATTGTTTGCTTATGCAAATAATTTTCCCATTCAAAAGTTCTTGCAAGCACAGGGGAAAGTCATGGCCACGGCCTGGGTATCAGCTGTGGTACTGGCGTTACACCTTCTGCCATGA
- the LOC7483769 gene encoding F-box/FBD/LRR-repeat protein At1g13570, whose amino-acid sequence MSNVTQREPPKFPCEIDTELDRISSLPGHVLGQILSLLPIRDAVRTSALKRKWRYKWSQIPHIVFDSQGISISSQDQTTIKNKLVNIIDHILLLHNGPIYKFKLSHCDLLAVSDIDRWILHLSRGSAKEFVLEIWKGQQYKLPSCLFSFKNLVYLELFNCLLKPPLAFKGFRNLKNLDLQHVTLAQEVFEKLISSCAMLERLTLINFDGFTHLNINAPNLQFFDVGGVFDDVSFENTFVLALVSIGLYVNVKNDQNVSYGSSSKLLRFFVNLPHVRRLEIQSYFLKYLAIGKVPSKLPKPCIDLNYLSIRLNFNDYEENSAAFCLLRSCPNLQEIEILARPEEQAVVGPVTDFWDDDHWKCLFGQLRLVKIVGISGIRSELDCIKFLLSNSPVLEKMTIKPVSNEGGWELVKQLLHFRRASIQAEVFHLEL is encoded by the exons ATGAGTAATGTT aCGCAAAGAGAACCACCCAAATTCCCATGTGAAATAGACACAGAGCTGGACAGGATCAGCAGCTTACCTGGGCATGTTTTAGGCCAAATTCTATCACTTTTGCCAATTAGGGATGCAGTGAGAACTAGTGCTTTAAAAAGAAAGTGGAGGTACAAATGGTCTCAAATTCCTCATATTGTGTTTGATTCTCAAGGCATCTCAATCTCTTCCCAAGATCAAACTACAATTAAGAATAAGCTTGTCAATATTATCGACCATATACTTTTACTTCACAATGGTCCAATTTACAAGTTCAAACTATCTCACTGCGATCTATTAGCTGTCAGCGATATTGATCGATGGATTCTTCATTTATCGAGAGGTTCTGCCAAAGAATTTGTACTTGAGATATGGAAAGGCCAGCAGTATAAGTTGCCTTCTTGTTTGTTCTCATTTAAGAACTtggtttatttagaattatttaattgtttgcTAAAACCTCCTTTGGCTTTCAAAGGATTCCGGAATTTGAAGAATCTTGACCTTCAGCATGTTACCCTGGCACAGGAGGTGTTTGAGAAACTGATTTCTAGCTGTGCTATGCTTGAGAGGTTGACATTGATTAACTTTGATGGTTTTACTCATCTTAACATCAATGCACCTAATCTTCAATTTTTTGATGTCGGAGGTGTTTTTGATGATGTTAGTTTTGAGAATACTTTTGTACTGGCTCTGGTTTCCATTGGATTGTATGTGAATGTCAAAAATGACCAGAATGTATCTTATGGGAGTTCTAGTAAATTGCTCAGGTTTTTTGTTAATCTGCCCCATGTTCGAAGACTTGAGATTCAGAGTTACTTTCTTAAG TATTTGGCTATCGGCAAAGTTCCAAGCAAGTTGCCAAAGCCATGCATTGATCTGAACTACCTTTCTATACGCTTAAATTTCAATGACTATGAAGAGAATTCAGCTGCCTTTTGTCTGTTGAGAAGCTGCCCCAATTTGCAAGAAATAGAGATATTG GCTCGCCCAGAGGAACAAGCTGTTGTGGGACCAGTAACTGATTTCTGGGACGATGACCATTGGAAGTGTTTATTTGGCCAATTGCGACTGGTGAAAATAGTTGGCATCTCTGGCATTAGATCTGAACTTGATTGCATTAAATTTCTGCTTTCAAACTCTCCTGTGCTTGAGAAGATGACCATTAAGCCTGTTTCCAACGAGGGAGGATGGGAGTTGGTAAAACAATTGCTGCATTTTCGGCGAGCCTCAATCCAAGCAGAAGTCTTTCATCTGGAGCTATAA
- the LOC7483770 gene encoding calcium-binding protein CML37, which yields MVNAGEFEVVFRCLDEDGDGKVSPSELSHRLSLIGGDLLMKEAELAVESLDSDGDGLLGLEDLVRLMEAGGEEEKLHDLREAFHLYDIDNCGFIRAKDLKTMLGRLGESRSIDECEVMINKFDLNGDGVLSFEEFMVMMK from the coding sequence ATGGTTAACGCTGGAGAATTTGAAGTTGTTTTTCGCTGCCTTGATGAAGATGGTGATGGGAAGGTCTCACCATCTGAGTTAAGTCATCGTCTAAGTTTGATTGGAGGAGATTTGCTCATGAAGGAGGCAGAACTTGCTGTGGAGTCGTTGGACTCAGACGGAGATGGCTTGTTGGGATTGGAGGATCTTGTTAGGCTAATGGAAGctggaggagaagaagagaagttgCATGATTTGAGAGAGGCTTTTCACTTGTATGATATAGATAATTGTGGGTTTATCAGAGCCAAGGACTTGAAAACAATGCTTGGTAGACTTGGAGAGTCAAGATCAATTGATGAATGCGAAGTGATGATAAACAAGTTTGACCTTAATGGGGATGGTGTTCTTAGCTTTGAAGAATTTATGGTTATGATGAAATGA